The following coding sequences lie in one Klebsiella huaxiensis genomic window:
- the xylB gene encoding xylulokinase, giving the protein MYIGIDLGTSGVKAILLNEQGEVVASHTEKLDVSRPHPLWSEQDPEHWWQATDCAMKALGAQHCLREVKALGIAGQMHGATLLDKQQRVLRPAILWNDGRCGEECALLEEKVSRSREITGNLMMPGFTAPKLLWVQRHESEVFRQVDKVLLPKDYLRLRMTGEFASDMSDAAGTMWMDVARRDWSDEMLTACGLSRDSMPALFEGCEVTGALRPAIAQSWNMPEALVVAGGGDNAAGAVGVGMADAGQAMLSLGTSGVYFAVSDGFLSKPESAVHSFCHALPGRWHLMSVMLSAASCLDWAAKLTGLGTVPALIAAAESANDDVDPVWFLPYLSGERTPHNNPQAKGVFFGLTHQHGPAELARAVLEGVGYALADGMDVVHACGVKPESVTLIGGGARSAYWRQMLADISGQQLDFRTGGDVGPALGAARLAQLALHKNVAFSDLLPQLPLEQAHRPDAERFARYAPRRETFRQIYQQLLPLMS; this is encoded by the coding sequence ATGTATATCGGGATTGATCTGGGCACCTCGGGTGTTAAGGCCATTTTGCTCAACGAGCAGGGCGAGGTCGTGGCTTCACATACCGAAAAGCTCGACGTATCGCGCCCGCACCCTCTATGGTCTGAACAAGATCCTGAACACTGGTGGCAGGCAACGGACTGCGCAATGAAAGCGCTGGGCGCGCAACACTGTCTGCGCGAGGTCAAAGCCTTAGGCATTGCCGGGCAGATGCACGGTGCAACGCTGCTGGATAAACAACAGCGCGTTCTGCGCCCGGCGATTTTATGGAATGACGGCCGCTGTGGCGAAGAGTGCGCGCTGCTGGAAGAGAAAGTCAGCCGTTCGCGGGAGATAACCGGCAATCTGATGATGCCTGGATTTACCGCACCGAAGCTGTTGTGGGTTCAGCGCCACGAATCTGAAGTCTTCCGCCAGGTTGATAAAGTTTTACTGCCAAAAGATTATTTACGTTTACGTATGACCGGTGAGTTTGCCAGCGATATGTCTGATGCTGCTGGTACGATGTGGATGGACGTGGCACGACGCGACTGGAGTGATGAAATGCTCACGGCTTGCGGGCTGAGCCGCGACAGCATGCCTGCTCTGTTCGAAGGTTGTGAAGTCACCGGCGCGCTTCGCCCGGCTATCGCCCAATCCTGGAATATGCCGGAAGCGCTGGTGGTGGCCGGTGGTGGCGATAACGCGGCGGGGGCCGTTGGCGTGGGCATGGCGGATGCCGGTCAGGCGATGCTGTCGCTGGGAACATCGGGCGTCTATTTTGCCGTCAGCGACGGTTTTCTTAGCAAACCGGAAAGCGCCGTTCACAGTTTCTGTCACGCGCTACCCGGACGCTGGCATCTGATGTCGGTGATGCTGAGTGCGGCCTCCTGCCTCGATTGGGCGGCTAAATTAACCGGTCTCGGTACGGTTCCAGCGTTGATTGCGGCGGCGGAATCGGCTAACGACGATGTCGATCCGGTCTGGTTTTTGCCCTACTTATCCGGAGAACGTACGCCGCACAATAATCCGCAGGCGAAAGGCGTCTTTTTCGGCCTGACTCATCAGCACGGCCCGGCCGAACTGGCTCGAGCGGTATTGGAGGGCGTCGGTTACGCTCTGGCGGATGGTATGGATGTGGTTCACGCCTGCGGCGTTAAGCCAGAGAGCGTGACGCTGATTGGCGGCGGCGCGCGCAGCGCGTACTGGCGTCAAATGCTGGCGGATATTAGCGGTCAGCAGCTTGATTTCCGCACTGGTGGCGATGTCGGACCGGCGCTCGGCGCGGCGAGACTGGCTCAGCTGGCGCTGCATAAAAATGTCGCATTCTCTGATCTACTCCCGCAACTCCCGTTGGAACAGGCTCATCGTCCGGATGCCGAACGTTTTGCCCGTTATGCCCCTCGTCGGGAAACCTTCCGGCAGATTTATCAGCAGCTTTTACCGTTGATGTCCTGA
- the yiaB gene encoding inner membrane protein YiaB, with protein MKNNIIPRLLMAIGALIYLVGIWRTCPLFSGKGYFLGVLVMGMFAMLAHQRTMREERKNDDGFASLCRLVLLLSVGLLMVGAMFVPAAWNEKAIYVVAWFVCIYGASAVPCKTAPSRETQQGPIE; from the coding sequence ATGAAAAATAATATTATTCCAAGGCTATTAATGGCCATTGGGGCGCTGATTTATCTGGTGGGTATCTGGCGTACCTGTCCGTTATTTAGCGGTAAAGGTTACTTCCTCGGGGTTCTGGTCATGGGCATGTTTGCCATGTTGGCCCACCAACGTACGATGCGAGAAGAACGCAAGAATGACGATGGTTTTGCTTCGCTATGTCGCCTGGTGCTTCTGCTATCAGTCGGTTTATTAATGGTCGGAGCCATGTTTGTGCCTGCCGCCTGGAATGAGAAGGCAATCTACGTGGTAGCATGGTTTGTTTGCATTTATGGCGCATCAGCAGTTCCATGCAAAACTGCACCATCGCGTGAAACGCAGCAAGGTCCCATTGAGTAA